In Rhineura floridana isolate rRhiFlo1 chromosome 1, rRhiFlo1.hap2, whole genome shotgun sequence, the following proteins share a genomic window:
- the LOC133382382 gene encoding calicin-like, whose amino-acid sequence MRMQFTEKNHNSFMMQALNKQRKNREFCDVALSVDQKIFYAHLNVLAAMSSHIRTLISSNDMKADDELFIIIDAKFLSSALVEELLDYFYTGKIVISEKNVEELLKGAKYFSSQTLTSHCSDFLLRSLKKNNCLYYMLLATSYDMKDVGKAAYDGIRDNFNYWAGPGITDFVHCPYHIFSSLLKDENLHVQNEDQTLSALLQWVKYKKSEREKFFKKYFTYLHLSAVSTKMLLAACREVLLFSDHTAPLSSIQSTLSARQQGSPQSLMLYQRKGALMDAVVILGGQKEQGKFNSGVFAYIIGENIWLKLTEMPYKAAALSATSLGKYIYVSGGTTEQISGLKTAWKYDMDTNSWIKLPDLPIGLVFHTMVTCGGAVYSIGGSTAPRKYISSIYKYDEGKEKWILAGKMSIPMDATALITKGDKAIYIVTGRCLVNGHFSRVGVLDCFDTQTRNVVQYLTFPIQFNHKPLLSFPQENILSIQSHKESLEIDLQKIKMNKSTNLTPLLPNNYSLDLSHAVCSLGDNKVFVCGGLICPGDKHPEEYSINRQAYMLDQNVGEWRILAQPPEALDCPACCTAKLPCKILQKTVVN is encoded by the coding sequence ATGAGGATGCAGTTTACAGAAAAGAACCACAACAGTTTTATGATGCAGGCCCTCAACAAACAGAGAAAGAACCGGGAGTTTTGTGATGTGGCCCTCAGCGTGGACCAGAAAATCTTCTATGCCCACCTCAATGTCTTAGCAGCCATGTCCTCCCATATTAGGACTCTCATATCCAGCAACGACATGAAAGCGGACGATGAACTCTTTATTATCATTGATGCCAAGTTCCTGAGCTCAGCCTTGGTGGAGGAATTGCTTGACTACTTCTATACTGGGAAGATTGTGATTTCTGAGAAGAACGTGGAGGAGCTGCTGAAGGGAGCCAAATATTTCAGTTCCCAGACTTTAACAAGCCACTGCTCTGACTTCCTCCTTAGGTCCCTGAAGAAGAACAACTGTCTCTACTACATGCTCCTGGCCACCAGTTATGATATGAAAGACGTGGGGAAGGCTGCCTATGACGGAATACGAGACAACTTCAATTACTGGGCAGGCCCTGGCATAACAGACTTTGTGCATTGCCCTTATCACATCTTCAGCAGTCTCCTTAAAGATGAGAATCTTCACGTGCAAAATGAGGACCAGACCCTTTCGGCTCTCCTCCAGTGGGTGAAATATAAAAAGTCTGAAAgggagaagttttttaaaaagtatttcacCTACCTGCATTTGTCTGCTGTCTCCACCAAGATGCTGTTAGCTGCTTGCCGTGAAGTGTTACTCTTTTCAGACCACACTGCCCCCCTATCTTCCATACAGAGTACTTTGAGTGCTCGTCAACAGGGAAGTCCTCAAAGCCTGATGCTTTACCAAAGGAAAGGGGCATTAATGGACGCCGTGGTGATTTTAGGAGGACAAAAAGAGCAGGGTAAGTTCAACAGCGGAGTTTTTGCGTATATCATTGGAGAGAACATCTGGCTAAAGCTCACAGAGATGCCATACAAAGCAGCCGCTCTCAGTGCAACATCATTAGGGAAATACATTTATGTTTCTGGAGGAACAACAGAGCAGATCTCTGGCTTGAAGACAGCCTGGAAGTATGATATGGATACTAACTCTTGGATCAAACTGCCAGATCTGCCGATAGGTTTGGTCTTCCACACCATGGTGACTTGTGGGGGGGCAGTGTACTCCATAGGAGGAAGCACAGCCCCAAGAAAGTACATTTCAAGTATCTACAAGTACGATGAAGGGAAAGAGAAGTGGATCCTTGCTGGGAAAATGAGCATTCCTATGGATGCAACTGCGTTAATCACCAAGGGAGACAAGGCTATTTACATTGTGACAGGGAGATGCCTGGTGAATGGGCACTTCTCCCGAGTAGGTGTGCTGGATTGCTTTGACACTCAAACCAGGAATGTGGTGCAGTACCTCACATTCCCCATCCAGTTCAATCATAAGCCCTTGCTGTCCTTTCCACAGGAGAACATCTTGAGCATACAGAGCCACAAAGAGAGTTTGGAAATCGATCTGCAGAAAATCAAAATGAACAAATCCACAAACCTTACGCCTCTCTTGCCGAATAACTACAGCTTGGATCTTTCACATGCGGTGTGCTCTCTTGGGGATAacaaagtgtttgtgtgtggtggCCTAATTTGTCCGGGCGACAAACATCCTGAGGAATATTCTATCAACCGGCAAGCATATATGTTAGATCAAAATGTGGGGGAATGGAGGATATTGGCTCAGCCCCCAGAAGCTCTGGATTGCCCTGCTTGTTGCACAGCTAAGTTGCCATGCAAGATTCTCCAAAAAACTGTAGTCAATTAA